In Oncorhynchus gorbuscha isolate QuinsamMale2020 ecotype Even-year linkage group LG02, OgorEven_v1.0, whole genome shotgun sequence, a single genomic region encodes these proteins:
- the pex11g gene encoding peroxisomal membrane protein 11C produces the protein MQNSLESLVNVLESYRGRDKVIRTLCYGSQLVGGVLSEKPGRSSAQLGKSLLLFSAQLSHCRTVLRLFDDLSMLVYSQSYGLGAGEEDSALRWMSVLNNVADQLYYPCEHIAWAADAKIISAKSDKWWLLSGILWGVSLLLGVFRSMRVVMLLRKKLRKSTRRDSSEGTVASRSQLQRQVQGEVLSILSSMADLSNAIHWMPPGFLWAGRFPNWLVGLMGTTSSLIGLIQMGASQAVSA, from the exons ATGCAAAATTCATTGGAGTCGCTTGTGAATGTGCTTGAGTCGTACAGAGGAAGAGATAAAGTG ATAAGGACACTGTGCTATGGGTCCCAGCTGGTTGGTGGGGTTCTGTCTGAGAAGCCAGGGCGGTCATCCGCACAGCTTGGAAAGAGCCTCCTACTGTTCTCTGCACAGCTAAGCCACTGTCGGACTGTACTTCGACTCTTCGATGACCTCTCCATGCTCGTATATTCACAAAGCTATGGTCTTGGAGCCGGG GAAGAAGATTCTGCACTGCGCTGGATGTCTGTGCTGAATAATGTGGCTGACCAGCTGTATTACCCTTGTGAACATATAGCATGGGCTGCCGATGCCAAGATCATCAGTGCTAAGTCTGACAAATGGTGGCTACTAAGCGGTATACTCTGGGGAGTATCTCTGCTGTTAGGCGTTTTCAG GTCTATGAGGGTTGTCATGCTGCTGCGGAAGAAGTTAAGGAAGTCAACACGACGCGACAGTAG TGAGGGAACTGTTGCCAGCAGGTCTCAGCTCCAGAGGCAGGTGCAAGGGGAGGTCCTCAGTATTCTCAGCAGCATGGCAGATCTGAGTAATGCCATTCATTGGATGCCCCCTGGTTTCCTCTGGGCAGGACGCTTTCCCAATTGGCTAGTTGGACTTATGGGCACCACGTCATCCCTGATTGGCTTGATCCAGATGGGTGCCAGTCAAGCAGTCAGTGCCTAG